Proteins co-encoded in one Arthrobacter sp. ERGS1:01 genomic window:
- the glpK gene encoding glycerol kinase GlpK: MSQYVIAIDQGTTSSRAIVFDHDGNIVSTGQLEHEQIFPKAGWVEHNATEIWNNTREVIGTALAQANLTRHDIVGVGITNQRETAVVWDKNTGVPVYNAIVWQDTRTQPIVDELAADGGVERFKAKVGLPLATYFSGTKIKWILDNVEGARAKAEAGDLLFGNTDSWVTWNLTGGPDGGVHITDVTNASRTLFMDLETLAWDEEILGIFGVPKSMMPTIKSSSEVYGTVHTSQLLREVPVAGILGDQQAATFGQAAFQTGEAKNTYGTGCFLIFNTGEEIVHSKNGLLTTLGYKLGDAKPHYALEGSIAVTGSLIQWLRDNIGMISSAPEVEELAAAVEDNGGVYIVPAFSGLFAPYWRSDARGAIVGLTRFVNKNHIARAALEATAFQTREVLDAVNADSGVDLTELKVDGGMVANDALMQFQADILGVPVIRPKVTETTALGAAYAAGLAVGFWKDLGELSSNWAEDKRWEPNMDPAERDRQMRLWKKAVTKSMDWVDDDVK; encoded by the coding sequence ATGTCTCAATACGTTATTGCCATTGACCAGGGAACCACCAGCAGCCGGGCCATCGTGTTCGACCACGACGGCAACATTGTCTCCACCGGCCAGCTGGAGCATGAGCAGATCTTCCCGAAGGCCGGCTGGGTTGAACACAACGCCACCGAGATCTGGAACAACACCCGCGAGGTGATTGGTACGGCACTGGCGCAGGCCAACCTGACCCGTCACGACATCGTCGGCGTCGGCATCACCAACCAGCGCGAGACCGCCGTCGTCTGGGACAAGAACACCGGCGTCCCCGTGTACAACGCAATCGTCTGGCAGGACACCCGCACCCAGCCGATCGTCGACGAGCTCGCGGCCGACGGCGGCGTCGAACGTTTCAAGGCCAAGGTTGGCCTGCCGCTGGCCACGTACTTCTCCGGCACCAAGATCAAGTGGATCCTGGACAACGTGGAGGGCGCCCGGGCCAAGGCCGAGGCAGGGGACCTCCTGTTCGGCAACACCGACAGCTGGGTCACCTGGAACCTGACCGGCGGACCGGACGGCGGCGTGCACATCACCGACGTCACCAACGCCTCCCGCACCCTGTTCATGGACCTGGAAACCCTCGCGTGGGATGAGGAAATCCTGGGCATCTTCGGCGTGCCGAAGTCCATGATGCCCACCATCAAGTCCTCCTCCGAGGTCTACGGCACCGTGCACACCTCGCAGCTGCTGCGTGAGGTCCCCGTGGCCGGCATCCTGGGTGACCAGCAGGCCGCCACGTTCGGCCAGGCGGCGTTCCAGACCGGCGAAGCCAAGAACACCTACGGCACCGGCTGCTTCCTGATCTTCAACACGGGCGAGGAAATCGTCCACTCGAAGAACGGCCTGCTCACCACGCTCGGCTACAAGCTCGGCGACGCCAAGCCGCACTACGCGCTGGAGGGCTCCATCGCCGTCACCGGATCCCTGATCCAGTGGCTGCGCGACAACATCGGCATGATCAGCTCCGCCCCCGAGGTTGAGGAGCTGGCGGCAGCGGTGGAGGACAACGGCGGCGTGTACATCGTCCCGGCGTTCTCGGGCCTGTTCGCACCGTACTGGCGTTCCGACGCCCGCGGCGCGATCGTGGGGCTGACCCGCTTCGTGAACAAGAACCACATCGCCCGGGCAGCCCTGGAGGCCACCGCCTTCCAGACCCGTGAGGTGCTCGACGCCGTCAACGCCGACTCCGGCGTGGACCTGACCGAACTGAAGGTCGACGGCGGCATGGTCGCCAACGATGCCCTCATGCAGTTCCAGGCCGACATCCTCGGCGTGCCGGTCATCCGCCCCAAGGTCACCGAGACCACGGCACTTGGTGCCGCCTATGCCGCCGGCCTGGCCGTCGGCTTCTGGAAGGACCTGGGCGAGCTGTCCAGCAACTGGGCCGAGGACAAGCGCTGGGAGCCCAACATGGACCCCGCCGAGCGCGACCGCCAGATGCGCCTCTGGAAGAAGGCCGTCACCAAGTCCATGGACTGGGTCGACGACGACGTGAAGTAG
- a CDS encoding glycerol-3-phosphate dehydrogenase/oxidase → MAQQIRGSNEVNLRILGNAGKNESSNNGAVSTRPQVAALRERPQAKVLIIGGGINGVGTFRDLALQGIDVALVERGDYCQGASGASSHMIHGGIRYLENGEFRLVRESVVERNRLLKIAPHYVKPLQTTIPIFSTVSGIMAAPLRFLTHKQGKPQERGAVLIKAGLTMYDAFSRDGGSVPRHEFKGRSKALAELPALNPGIKYTATYYDASVHNPERLTLDVLQDGEKAGVTADGTAKARATNYLAVTAITDDGVELTDQLTGESFTFTADVIVNTTGAWVDQTNQAMGAVTKFMGGTKGSHIVLDHPELLAACNGREIFFEHTDGRIVLIYPMGDRVLVGTTDVNADMNQDAVCTEAEIDYFFDLVGHVFPDIAVTREDIVYSFSGVRPLPRHDETAPGFVSRDYRIERADRAIAGATVPVLSLVGGKWTTFRALSEHMSNDVLAILGVERKMSTAKLAIGGGVNFPANDAGIEAWIAAHVSDTIDAARAGVLLTRYGTRADDVVAYLAAGEDAAFESTHELSVREIAFMVENEQIGHLIDVLIRRTSLAFRGLVTSELLAETAAALAGPLGWNAETSQREIAHAQDVLARFHGVQVQSLIA, encoded by the coding sequence ATGGCGCAACAAATACGGGGCTCGAATGAGGTCAACTTGAGAATCCTAGGCAATGCCGGCAAGAACGAATCATCCAACAATGGTGCGGTGTCAACGCGGCCCCAAGTGGCGGCCTTGCGTGAACGCCCGCAGGCGAAGGTCTTGATTATCGGCGGCGGCATCAACGGCGTCGGCACGTTCCGTGACCTGGCGCTGCAGGGAATCGACGTTGCACTGGTGGAGCGCGGCGACTACTGCCAGGGCGCCTCCGGAGCCTCGTCCCACATGATCCACGGCGGCATCCGCTACCTCGAAAACGGTGAGTTCCGCCTGGTCCGCGAGTCCGTCGTCGAACGCAACCGCCTGCTGAAGATCGCCCCGCACTATGTCAAGCCGCTGCAGACCACCATCCCGATCTTCAGCACGGTCTCCGGCATCATGGCCGCCCCCCTGCGCTTCCTGACCCACAAGCAGGGAAAGCCGCAGGAGCGTGGCGCCGTCCTGATCAAGGCGGGCCTGACCATGTATGACGCCTTCTCCCGCGACGGCGGCAGCGTCCCCCGGCACGAGTTCAAGGGCCGGAGCAAGGCGCTGGCCGAGCTGCCCGCCCTGAACCCCGGCATCAAGTACACGGCCACGTACTACGACGCCTCCGTGCACAACCCGGAGCGGCTGACCCTTGACGTCCTCCAGGACGGCGAGAAGGCCGGCGTAACGGCTGACGGCACCGCCAAGGCACGTGCCACCAACTACCTTGCGGTCACCGCGATCACCGACGACGGCGTCGAACTGACGGACCAGCTCACGGGCGAATCCTTCACGTTCACGGCGGACGTCATCGTCAACACGACCGGTGCCTGGGTCGACCAGACCAACCAGGCCATGGGCGCCGTCACGAAGTTCATGGGCGGCACCAAGGGCTCCCACATCGTGCTGGACCACCCGGAACTGCTGGCCGCCTGTAACGGTCGCGAGATCTTCTTCGAGCACACCGACGGCCGGATCGTGCTCATCTACCCCATGGGCGACCGCGTCCTGGTCGGCACCACCGACGTCAACGCGGACATGAATCAGGACGCCGTCTGCACCGAAGCGGAGATCGATTACTTCTTCGACCTGGTGGGCCACGTGTTCCCGGACATCGCGGTCACCCGTGAGGACATCGTCTACAGCTTCTCCGGCGTGCGCCCGCTGCCGCGCCACGACGAGACCGCCCCCGGGTTTGTCTCCCGCGACTACCGGATCGAACGTGCCGACCGCGCCATTGCCGGCGCCACCGTGCCCGTGCTGAGCCTGGTGGGCGGCAAGTGGACCACGTTCCGGGCCCTCTCCGAGCACATGAGCAACGACGTCCTGGCCATCCTCGGCGTCGAGCGCAAGATGTCCACCGCGAAACTGGCCATCGGCGGCGGCGTCAACTTCCCGGCCAACGACGCCGGCATCGAGGCCTGGATCGCCGCCCACGTGAGCGACACGATCGACGCCGCCCGGGCCGGTGTGCTGCTGACCCGCTACGGCACACGGGCCGACGACGTGGTGGCCTACCTTGCCGCCGGCGAGGACGCCGCCTTTGAGTCGACCCATGAGCTGAGCGTCCGCGAGATCGCGTTCATGGTGGAGAACGAACAGATCGGCCACCTGATCGACGTGCTGATCCGCCGCACCTCCCTGGCCTTCCGCGGCCTGGTCACCAGCGAATTGCTGGCCGAAACGGCGGCGGCCCTCGCCGGGCCGCTGGGCTGGAATGCGGAAACCAGCCAGCGCGAGATTGCCCATGCCCAAGATGTTCTGGCCCGTTTCCACGGTGTCCAGGTGCAAAGCTTGATCGCCTAA
- a CDS encoding ComEA family DNA-binding protein: protein MRGDAEEPVWTPATARDAADGTGPAARRGPRWIISLRALVVVLAMAAAAVGVLWLQQASVSDASGQLAATEPAKLAVPTLGGASAGTVAGAAAPSSGAAPSAPIPSGTFPSRATGPAGTGSVLVHVVGAVKHPGVVSLPAGSRVFQAIAAAGGAVPGAQLSAINLAAIAADGTQILVPTVQQAANAAANAPVGTAAGSDAGAGTTKAAGPAAGPININTATADQLDGLPGVGPVLAGRIVAWRTDHGPFSSVDALDAVSGIGPKMLATLRPLVTVQ from the coding sequence ATGAGGGGCGACGCCGAGGAACCAGTCTGGACCCCCGCAACCGCGCGGGACGCTGCGGACGGGACGGGGCCTGCCGCGCGCCGGGGCCCGCGCTGGATCATCTCGCTCCGGGCCCTGGTGGTGGTGCTGGCGATGGCCGCGGCCGCCGTGGGCGTCTTGTGGCTCCAACAGGCGTCCGTTTCGGACGCATCGGGCCAACTGGCCGCCACCGAGCCCGCCAAACTGGCCGTGCCAACCCTCGGTGGTGCATCGGCGGGTACGGTGGCGGGTGCGGCGGCGCCAAGCTCCGGCGCGGCGCCATCGGCCCCCATCCCGTCCGGCACTTTTCCTTCGCGTGCGACTGGCCCTGCGGGCACTGGGAGTGTGCTGGTCCACGTGGTGGGCGCGGTGAAACACCCGGGCGTCGTGAGCCTGCCCGCGGGAAGCCGTGTCTTCCAGGCGATCGCCGCCGCAGGGGGAGCCGTGCCCGGCGCACAGCTCTCGGCGATCAACCTGGCGGCCATTGCAGCCGACGGAACCCAGATCCTGGTGCCGACCGTGCAACAGGCCGCGAACGCCGCGGCAAATGCGCCGGTAGGCACGGCTGCCGGGTCGGACGCCGGCGCGGGCACCACGAAGGCGGCCGGACCCGCGGCGGGCCCCATCAATATCAATACCGCCACCGCGGACCAGCTTGACGGGCTCCCGGGGGTTGGCCCCGTCCTTGCCGGGCGGATTGTCGCCTGGCGGACGGATCACGGGCCCTTCAGCTCCGTGGATGCCCTTGATGCCGTATCGGGGATCGGTCCGAAGATGCTGGCCACACTCCGGCCCCTGGTCACGGTTCAATGA
- a CDS encoding MIP/aquaporin family protein gives MSLGIIYLSEVMGTMMLTLLGCGVVANVALKGTKGNAGGFLLVNWGWGLAVMSGVFVAAKSGAHLNPAVTVGVIASGAKDFVPGVPVSFGSTLTYFGGEMTGAFLGAVVCWLAYKQHFDSEPDAATKLGVFSTGPAIRSYGWNVVTEIIGTFVLVFVILHFGGGVTGLGPLPVALLVVGIGASLGGPTGYAINPARDLGPRIAHALLPIKGKGSSDWSYAWVPVVGPLIGGLLGGLMSQWLPLIVK, from the coding sequence ATGTCTCTTGGAATTATTTACCTCTCCGAGGTGATGGGAACCATGATGCTGACCCTGCTGGGTTGCGGCGTTGTGGCAAACGTTGCCTTGAAAGGGACGAAGGGCAACGCCGGTGGGTTCCTCCTGGTGAACTGGGGTTGGGGCCTTGCCGTCATGAGCGGTGTGTTTGTCGCCGCGAAGTCCGGCGCCCACCTGAATCCGGCCGTTACGGTTGGCGTGATCGCCAGTGGCGCGAAGGACTTCGTCCCCGGAGTGCCGGTCAGCTTCGGCTCCACGCTGACCTACTTCGGCGGTGAAATGACGGGTGCCTTCCTCGGCGCCGTCGTTTGCTGGCTCGCATACAAGCAGCACTTTGACAGCGAGCCCGACGCCGCCACCAAGCTCGGCGTGTTCTCCACCGGCCCGGCGATCCGCAGCTACGGCTGGAACGTCGTCACGGAAATCATCGGCACCTTCGTGCTGGTCTTCGTGATCCTGCACTTCGGCGGCGGCGTGACGGGCCTTGGCCCGCTGCCCGTGGCCCTGTTGGTGGTCGGCATTGGCGCCTCACTCGGTGGGCCCACCGGCTACGCCATCAACCCGGCCCGTGACCTGGGGCCGCGCATTGCCCACGCACTGCTGCCCATCAAGGGCAAGGGCTCCAGCGACTGGAGCTACGCCTGGGTCCCGGTTGTCGGCCCGCTGATCGGCGGCCTGCTCGGCGGACTCATGTCGCAGTGGCTTCCCCTCATCGTCAAATAG
- the leuS gene encoding leucine--tRNA ligase: MSVQSQTEENSEEGVYSFAAMEAKWPAIWDELKVFTPLDDGSKERRYVLDMFPYPSGDLHMGHAEAFAMGDVVSRYWRQLGYDVLHPIGWDSFGLPAENAAIKRNAHPSEWTYTNIDTQAESFKRYAISVDWSRRLQTSDPEYYRWTQWLFKRFYERGLSYRKNSPVNWCPKDQTVLANEQVVNGACERCGTIVTKKSLNQWYFKITDYADRLLDDMDALKGHWPDRVLAMQRNWIGRSEGAHVTFAIEEAGDGKPAQDLTVFTTRPDTLYGATFFVVAADAPLALDLVTAEHAEALSDYREQVKALSDIERQSTERPKSGVFTGRYAVNPLTGEKLPVWAADYVLADYGTGAIMAVPAHDQRDLDFAKAFGLPVRAVLDTGEEDPAVTGIATTGEGTLINSGELNGLSKAEGIPAAIEILEKLGTGKKFVNFRLRDWLLSRQRFWGTPIPIIHCAECGEVPVPDDQLPVRLPDNLRGEDLSPKGTSPLAAAADWVNVDCPTCGGAAKRDTDTMDTFVDSSWYFLRFASPQYTEGPFDPEKINDWMPVGQYVGGVEHAILHLLYARFFTKVIHDMGMLDATEPFSALLNQGQVLNGGKAMSKSLGNGVDLGQQLDKFGVDAVRLTMVFAGPPEDDVDWADVSPSGSAKFLARAWRLGNDVASEPGTDPAAGDAALRSLTHRTVNDAKSLLEGHKFNVVVAKLMELVNATRKVIDSGAGAADPAVREAAEAVAIVLSLFAPYTAEDMWNALGHPASVANAGFPAVDESLLVEQSVTAIVQIQGKVRDRLEVSPDITEDALRELAMASEAVQRALDGRDIRTVIVRAPKLVNIVPA; the protein is encoded by the coding sequence GTGAGCGTGCAGTCCCAGACTGAAGAGAACAGCGAAGAAGGCGTCTACAGTTTCGCCGCGATGGAAGCCAAATGGCCGGCCATCTGGGACGAACTAAAGGTCTTTACGCCCCTTGACGACGGCTCCAAGGAACGCCGCTACGTCCTTGACATGTTCCCGTACCCCTCCGGCGACCTCCACATGGGCCACGCCGAGGCCTTTGCCATGGGCGACGTCGTCTCCCGCTACTGGCGCCAGCTCGGCTACGACGTGCTGCACCCGATCGGCTGGGACTCCTTCGGCCTGCCCGCGGAGAACGCCGCCATCAAGCGCAACGCCCACCCCAGCGAGTGGACCTACACCAACATCGACACTCAGGCCGAGTCGTTCAAGCGCTACGCCATCTCCGTGGACTGGTCACGCCGCCTGCAGACCTCCGATCCCGAGTACTACCGGTGGACGCAATGGCTGTTCAAGCGCTTCTACGAGCGCGGGCTGTCCTACCGCAAGAACTCCCCGGTCAACTGGTGCCCCAAGGACCAGACCGTGCTGGCCAACGAACAGGTCGTCAACGGCGCCTGCGAACGCTGCGGCACCATCGTCACGAAGAAGTCGCTGAACCAGTGGTACTTCAAGATCACCGATTACGCGGACCGCCTGCTCGATGACATGGACGCGCTGAAGGGCCACTGGCCGGACCGCGTGCTCGCCATGCAGCGCAACTGGATCGGCCGCTCCGAGGGCGCCCACGTCACGTTCGCGATCGAGGAAGCCGGCGACGGCAAGCCCGCCCAGGACCTGACCGTCTTCACGACCCGCCCCGACACGCTGTACGGCGCAACGTTCTTCGTGGTCGCCGCCGACGCACCCCTCGCCCTGGACCTGGTCACGGCCGAACACGCCGAGGCGCTCAGCGACTACCGTGAGCAGGTCAAGGCGCTCAGCGACATCGAGCGCCAGTCCACCGAACGTCCCAAGAGCGGTGTCTTCACGGGCCGTTATGCCGTGAACCCGCTCACGGGCGAAAAGTTGCCCGTCTGGGCCGCCGATTACGTGCTGGCCGACTACGGCACGGGCGCCATCATGGCCGTCCCCGCGCACGACCAGCGCGACCTCGACTTCGCCAAGGCCTTCGGGCTGCCCGTCCGCGCCGTCCTGGACACCGGCGAGGAAGACCCCGCCGTCACCGGCATCGCCACCACGGGCGAAGGCACGCTGATCAACTCCGGCGAGCTCAACGGCCTGTCCAAGGCCGAAGGCATCCCCGCCGCGATCGAAATCCTGGAAAAGCTGGGCACGGGCAAGAAGTTCGTGAACTTCCGCCTCCGCGACTGGCTGCTGTCCCGCCAGCGCTTCTGGGGCACGCCCATCCCGATCATCCACTGCGCCGAGTGCGGCGAGGTGCCGGTGCCGGATGACCAGCTGCCCGTGCGTCTGCCGGACAACCTGCGCGGCGAGGACCTGTCCCCGAAGGGCACCTCCCCGCTGGCCGCGGCCGCGGACTGGGTCAATGTGGACTGCCCCACGTGTGGCGGCGCCGCCAAGCGCGACACCGACACCATGGACACGTTCGTGGACTCCTCCTGGTACTTCCTGCGCTTCGCCTCCCCGCAGTACACCGAGGGCCCCTTCGACCCCGAAAAGATCAACGACTGGATGCCCGTGGGCCAGTACGTCGGCGGTGTCGAGCACGCGATCCTGCACCTGCTGTACGCGCGCTTCTTCACCAAGGTCATCCACGACATGGGCATGCTGGACGCCACGGAGCCGTTCAGCGCACTGCTCAACCAGGGTCAGGTGCTCAACGGCGGCAAGGCCATGAGCAAGTCGCTGGGCAACGGCGTGGACCTGGGCCAGCAGCTGGACAAGTTCGGTGTTGACGCCGTGCGCCTCACCATGGTCTTTGCCGGCCCGCCGGAGGACGACGTCGACTGGGCGGACGTTTCGCCGTCGGGCTCCGCGAAGTTCCTGGCCCGCGCCTGGCGCCTGGGCAACGACGTGGCCAGCGAGCCGGGCACCGACCCCGCCGCGGGCGACGCCGCCCTGCGGTCGCTGACCCACCGCACCGTCAACGACGCCAAGTCGCTGCTGGAGGGGCACAAGTTCAACGTGGTGGTGGCCAAGCTCATGGAGCTGGTCAACGCCACCCGCAAGGTCATCGACTCCGGCGCCGGCGCCGCGGACCCCGCCGTCCGCGAAGCCGCCGAGGCCGTCGCGATCGTGCTGAGCCTGTTCGCCCCGTACACGGCCGAGGACATGTGGAACGCGCTGGGCCACCCGGCATCGGTCGCCAACGCCGGCTTCCCGGCCGTTGACGAATCGCTGCTCGTGGAACAGAGCGTCACCGCGATCGTGCAGATCCAGGGCAAGGTCCGCGACCGCCTGGAGGTGTCCCCGGACATCACCGAGGACGCACTGCGCGAGTTGGCGATGGCCTCCGAGGCCGTGCAGCGGGCACTTGACGGCCGCGACATCCGCACGGTGATCGTGCGGGCGCCTAAGCTGGTCAACATAGTTCCGGCTTAG
- a CDS encoding sugar-binding transcriptional regulator produces MYYLQDQTMDAIARELRTSRSTVSRLLSAARESGLVQIQIKTPSDRAPELERAIRTRYKVDVHVVPVADTLNEMDVLERVSMQAARTITPLVDSNAVIGVAWGSTLSAVSRHLTRKTTHGTTIVQLNGAGNTQTTGITYASEIIRRFGTAYGAKVEQFPVPAFFDNAETKRMMWQERSVRRILDLQERMTIAIFGVGSMNADVPSHVYSGGYLDGTDLDALEASGVAGDVATVFFRDDGSDAGIVLNDRSSGPSLASLRTVRRRICVVSGARKIKGLRGALAAGLATDLILDESTARELVEAESSSTDPIFGFLNTLDGL; encoded by the coding sequence ATGTACTATTTGCAGGACCAGACCATGGACGCCATTGCCAGGGAGCTGCGGACCTCCCGATCCACCGTCTCCCGGCTCCTTTCGGCGGCCCGGGAAAGCGGCCTGGTGCAGATCCAGATCAAGACGCCGTCGGACCGGGCGCCCGAGTTGGAACGGGCCATCCGCACCCGCTACAAGGTGGACGTGCACGTGGTCCCCGTGGCCGACACCCTCAATGAGATGGACGTGCTGGAACGGGTCAGCATGCAGGCCGCCCGCACCATCACCCCGCTCGTGGATTCCAACGCCGTGATCGGCGTGGCCTGGGGATCCACGCTCAGCGCCGTCAGCCGGCACCTGACCCGAAAGACCACCCACGGGACCACGATCGTCCAGCTCAACGGGGCCGGGAACACCCAGACCACGGGCATCACCTACGCCTCGGAGATCATCCGGCGCTTTGGCACCGCCTACGGCGCCAAGGTGGAGCAATTCCCGGTCCCGGCCTTCTTCGACAACGCCGAAACCAAGCGCATGATGTGGCAGGAACGCAGCGTCCGGCGCATCCTCGACCTGCAGGAACGGATGACGATCGCCATCTTCGGCGTGGGCTCCATGAATGCCGACGTCCCCAGCCACGTCTACTCCGGCGGATACCTGGACGGCACCGACCTCGATGCCCTGGAGGCCTCCGGCGTGGCCGGGGACGTCGCGACGGTCTTCTTCCGCGACGACGGCAGCGATGCGGGCATCGTCCTCAACGACCGTTCCAGCGGGCCCAGCCTGGCAAGCCTGCGCACGGTCCGGCGTCGTATCTGCGTCGTCTCCGGGGCCAGGAAAATCAAGGGGCTGCGCGGCGCCCTCGCGGCCGGCCTCGCCACCGACCTGATCCTTGACGAAAGCACGGCCCGCGAGCTGGTCGAGGCGGAAAGCAGCTCGACCGACCCGATCTTCGGCTTCCTGAACACCCTGGACGGGCTGTAG
- a CDS encoding DegV family protein: MAEATGVSRQWWRQQMGRLRARPAASGPGVPPAPRIAVVTDSAAALPPEWVAENAPGARLWIVPMPVIIGEDVFSDDDAELEAHMSLALAAGAAVRTSRPSPGQFDRVYREIADAGFDAAVSFHISGKLSGTLEAAGLAAGRAPLPVHVVDSGTVGMAQGRGVQAAVAATAAGLPADGVIAAAAEAAAATKVYFYVPSLEQLRRGGRISLASSWVGTMLDIKPLLGIRDGAVVPLEKVRTAAKAVARLEKLAADEIASRTPGQVLVSLHHFGNEDQARAMGEALQSDCPGLGRASLTRLPAVLAAHAGLGVLVVVVADTPAPPLSVLPQVVPPQKGPAH, encoded by the coding sequence ATGGCTGAGGCAACGGGCGTTTCGCGCCAGTGGTGGCGGCAACAGATGGGCAGGCTGCGTGCCCGGCCGGCCGCCTCCGGGCCTGGTGTGCCGCCGGCGCCGAGGATCGCCGTCGTGACCGATTCCGCTGCGGCGCTGCCGCCGGAATGGGTGGCGGAAAACGCCCCGGGCGCCCGCCTGTGGATTGTTCCCATGCCGGTCATCATTGGCGAGGACGTCTTTTCCGACGACGACGCCGAACTTGAGGCCCACATGTCCCTCGCCCTGGCCGCGGGTGCCGCCGTGCGGACGTCCCGGCCGTCGCCGGGCCAGTTCGACCGGGTGTACCGGGAAATCGCGGACGCCGGATTCGATGCTGCAGTCTCCTTCCACATTTCCGGAAAGCTCTCGGGCACCCTCGAGGCGGCCGGGCTGGCGGCCGGGCGGGCGCCGCTGCCCGTTCACGTGGTGGATTCGGGCACCGTGGGCATGGCCCAGGGCAGGGGAGTCCAGGCCGCCGTCGCTGCAACGGCGGCCGGCCTGCCCGCGGACGGTGTCATCGCCGCCGCTGCGGAGGCGGCAGCCGCGACCAAGGTCTACTTCTACGTCCCCAGCCTTGAACAGTTGCGGCGCGGCGGACGCATCTCGCTGGCGTCATCCTGGGTCGGCACCATGCTGGACATCAAGCCCCTGCTCGGCATCCGCGACGGGGCCGTGGTGCCGTTGGAGAAGGTGCGCACGGCGGCCAAGGCCGTCGCCCGGCTGGAGAAATTGGCGGCCGACGAAATTGCGTCCCGGACACCGGGCCAGGTCCTGGTCAGCCTGCACCACTTCGGCAACGAGGACCAGGCCCGGGCCATGGGTGAGGCCCTGCAGTCGGACTGCCCGGGGCTCGGGCGTGCCAGCCTGACCCGGCTGCCGGCAGTCCTGGCCGCGCACGCCGGACTCGGCGTACTCGTGGTGGTCGTGGCGGACACGCCCGCTCCTCCACTGTCGGTTCTTCCGCAAGTGGTTCCTCCACAGAAGGGGCCCGCGCACTAG
- a CDS encoding ComEC/Rec2 family competence protein, whose protein sequence is MSVLAGTGLGAVMVVRRRRRDAAVGAAGRGPGPGPAAILALSVLATVLLSVGVRQFVSANQPLARAVAEGEELSLTLQLTSSPRPLETAQGPRQFIFDAVVRTATAHGRQMSGRLAIRVVAGAAWEHVPEGATATTAGKIVPAGLREKVAGYLRPATAPQQVHGGGSWAQPIRAAWVSSSHRVWGQLSKDTAGLLPGMVMGDRSGVAPPLAQAMKTVGLTHLTAVSGENCSLVLAAVLLMLRSARVHRVLAGGLAVLGLLGFVAVVGPDPSVLRAAVMGGLGALAMVGGRPGRVGALLSISIVVLLVEDPWLAVDYAFTLSVLATLGLHVLGRRCAQWLGAWMPAWLAQAVAIPLAAQLFCAPVIVLLQARFTPYTIPANMAAAPLVALVTTVGTLGMVVATVVPFLADVCAGISGVGAWWVGTVAQWMSALPAASLPWPAGPAGMVLMALMNSAVVAFLLAVVERRRARALLRDARARLPRRWRFLTEFGVLTAVATLAAGLWTAAMVGL, encoded by the coding sequence GTGAGTGTGCTTGCCGGGACCGGCCTCGGAGCCGTCATGGTGGTGCGACGGCGCCGCCGGGACGCCGCCGTGGGTGCGGCCGGGCGGGGTCCCGGCCCGGGGCCTGCGGCCATCCTTGCCCTGAGCGTCCTGGCCACGGTGCTGCTGTCGGTCGGCGTGCGGCAGTTTGTTTCCGCCAACCAACCCTTGGCCAGGGCTGTAGCCGAGGGCGAAGAGCTGTCCCTGACCCTGCAGCTGACCTCTTCGCCCCGGCCGCTGGAAACCGCACAGGGTCCCCGCCAGTTCATCTTCGACGCAGTGGTGCGCACGGCCACCGCCCACGGCCGGCAAATGAGCGGACGACTGGCGATTCGGGTCGTGGCGGGAGCGGCGTGGGAGCACGTGCCCGAGGGCGCCACGGCCACCACGGCCGGGAAGATCGTGCCGGCGGGGTTGCGGGAAAAAGTGGCCGGCTATTTGCGGCCCGCAACAGCACCGCAGCAGGTTCACGGCGGCGGTTCCTGGGCGCAGCCCATCCGTGCGGCCTGGGTGTCCTCATCCCACCGGGTGTGGGGCCAGCTGTCGAAGGACACCGCGGGGCTGCTTCCCGGCATGGTCATGGGGGACCGGAGCGGGGTGGCACCGCCGCTGGCGCAGGCCATGAAGACCGTGGGGCTCACGCACCTGACCGCCGTCAGCGGCGAAAATTGCTCGCTCGTCCTGGCCGCCGTGCTGCTGATGTTGCGCTCGGCGCGTGTGCACCGTGTCCTTGCGGGAGGGCTGGCGGTCCTGGGGTTGCTGGGGTTCGTGGCCGTGGTGGGCCCGGATCCGAGCGTGCTGCGCGCTGCCGTCATGGGCGGCCTGGGCGCTCTCGCCATGGTCGGCGGCCGGCCGGGTCGGGTGGGTGCCCTGCTGTCCATCAGCATCGTGGTCCTGCTGGTCGAGGATCCGTGGCTGGCCGTCGACTATGCCTTCACGTTGTCGGTCTTGGCAACACTGGGCTTGCACGTGTTGGGCAGGCGTTGCGCCCAATGGTTGGGGGCGTGGATGCCGGCGTGGCTGGCCCAGGCCGTGGCCATACCCTTGGCAGCCCAACTATTTTGTGCCCCGGTCATCGTGCTCCTCCAGGCCAGATTCACGCCCTACACCATCCCGGCCAACATGGCAGCGGCCCCTTTGGTTGCTTTGGTGACCACGGTGGGGACCCTTGGCATGGTCGTGGCGACCGTTGTGCCGTTCCTGGCCGATGTCTGTGCCGGCATCAGCGGGGTTGGTGCGTGGTGGGTGGGCACGGTGGCCCAATGGATGTCGGCACTTCCGGCCGCCAGCCTGCCGTGGCCCGCGGGCCCGGCGGGCATGGTCCTCATGGCCCTGATGAATTCCGCCGTCGTCGCATTTCTGCTTGCCGTGGTGGAACGCCGCCGGGCTCGGGCCCTGCTCCGCGATGCCCGGGCACGGCTTCCGCGGCGATGGCGGTTCCTGACCGAATTTGGCGTGTTGACTGCGGTTGCGACGCTGGCCGCGGGGCTGTGGACTGCCGCCATGGTGGGGTTGTGA